A genomic window from Purpureocillium takamizusanense chromosome 2, complete sequence includes:
- a CDS encoding uncharacterized protein (EggNog:ENOG503PTYJ~COG:E) produces the protein MSSTTRAPVTIGTLSAITLVSPDPASSLAFYERVLDAKLVFRDADSAAVRVPGVGPLLNLLRPSAAEELFASSLSSTSHQHHHHDSDADADAGGGEERKGAQEKGQKQTMMMTLATANLEVAMAALQSRGLARFTTGPETKPWGVRTVTFEDPAGHTWEVAQEVVIVEKGTEGVDK, from the coding sequence ATGTCATCCACTACTCGCGCTCCCGTCACCATCGGCACCCTCTCGGCCATCACGCTCGTCAGCCCCGACCCTgcctcctcgctcgccttTTACGagcgcgtgctcgacgcgaAGCTCGTCTTCCGCGAtgccgactcggcggcggtgcgtgTGCCCGGCGTGGGACCGCTGCTCAACCTGCTGCGCCCGTCGGCGGCTGAGGAGCTGTTTgcgtcgtcattgtcgtcgacgagtcaccaacaccaccaccacgacagtgatgctgatgctgatgctggtggCGGTGAAGAACGGAAGGGCGCGCAGGAGAAGGGGCAGAAGCAGacaatgatgatgacgctCGCGACGGCGAACCTCGAGGtagcgatggcggcgctccaGTCGCGCGGGCTGGCTCGCTTCACGACGGGGCCCGAGACGAAGCCGTGGGGTGTACGAACGGTGACATTTGAGGACCCGGCTGGGCACACTTGGGAGGTGGCACAGGAAGTGGTGATCGTGGAGAAGGGGACAGAGGGTGTAGATAAGTGA